One stretch of Microbacterium terrae DNA includes these proteins:
- a CDS encoding DUF624 domain-containing protein: MDRRQMRAARRADRDGSGPTLEEREAARYPGATGAFALFGEVLLTGLLVTIASLPVITLPAALAAGIRHIRRYLNAEQSHARQFWSDYRHALPGGLAVGAVTTLIAGILIADILLANTGALPGGAAIGIIGWAGLTLAGTALLAAAGAWTPGTGWMPAVRGIPAALAGDPVGTLYLAATVVFTGVVTWMLIPLVIAALGCAATAVVAIPARRGVGAETRR; encoded by the coding sequence ATGGACCGCCGACAGATGCGAGCCGCCCGTCGCGCCGATCGCGACGGCTCCGGCCCCACGCTCGAAGAGCGCGAAGCCGCCCGCTACCCCGGGGCGACGGGCGCGTTCGCACTGTTCGGCGAAGTGCTCCTCACCGGACTCCTCGTCACCATCGCGAGCCTCCCCGTCATCACCCTCCCCGCAGCCCTCGCCGCCGGCATCCGCCACATCCGCCGCTACCTGAACGCCGAGCAGTCCCACGCCCGCCAGTTCTGGAGCGACTACCGGCACGCCCTCCCCGGCGGGCTCGCCGTCGGTGCGGTCACCACCCTCATCGCCGGCATCCTCATCGCCGACATCCTCCTCGCGAACACCGGCGCCCTGCCCGGCGGCGCCGCGATCGGGATCATCGGCTGGGCCGGCCTCACCCTCGCCGGCACCGCGCTGCTCGCCGCCGCCGGCGCCTGGACGCCCGGCACCGGATGGATGCCCGCCGTCCGCGGCATCCCCGCCGCCCTCGCGGGCGACCCGGTCGGCACGCTCTACCTCGCCGCGACCGTCGTCTTCACCGGCGTCGTGACCTGGATGCTCATCCCCCTCGTCATCGCCGCGCTCGGCTGCGCCGCCACCGCCGTCGTCGCCATCCCCGCCCGCCGCGGGGTCGGCGCGGAAACACGGCGATGA